The segment TGGCTTTTGCCGTCTGTTTCTTGGGATATATAATGCAACCTACTGATCATGCGTCGATTTCAAAGTGTCGGCCTAGCTTCTTGGTGCCAGACTGTAAATATTTTTCAGTGTATGTTTTTGCTGCTTTGCAGGCTTCTTCTAGTGATTGACCTTTGTTGAGTCCCGCAGCTACTGCTGAGGATAAGACACAGCCAGTGCCATGCTTGTCCTTGCCTTCTATTCTATGTCCTTCTATTTTGATTTGCTTGCCGTCTTTCATAATCAATACATCGGAGGTGTCATCTGTATCGCTATGACCACCTTTTTTCAAGACATTGGTAGGCCATGATTCAGAACCAAGCGCAGCAGATATTTTTTCAAATTCCCATCTATTAGGTGTGATCAAATGAACTCTCTTTAGAATATTTTGAAACTCATCAGATTCTACTTTTTTGACAAAATCAAATCCAGAAGAGGATTTCAATACTGGATCCCATACAATCTTGGCTTTTGGGATTCTTTTCTCCAGATATTGCAAGAGTTTGTCTAATAGATCTAAACCATTGATGATTCCGATTTTGACGACATCAAAGTTGTAGTCGGCCAACAGTGCATCAATTTGAGACTTGATAGGTTCAAAACCTTTCCATTCGATTCCCCAGAGGTCATCTTCATTTTGATAGGTGAGGGCAGTGACCACTGCCATACCTTGTACTTTCAGTTGATGCATCGTCTGTATATCTGCGAGGATGCCAGCACCACCGCAAGGATCAAAACCTGCAATACTTAATACTAGATTGTCTTTAACAATTGCCATGAGTTATGTGTTTAAGTAAGTTTAAGTGTCTTTCATATTCACCATCTATCCAGAAGCTACCCAAAAGAACCGCTCCTTTGAATCCTATTGCTCTCAGTGTTGCCAAATCATCGAGAGTAACTCCACCCAACGCATAAATAGGGAAGGGGGTGCCTTTTTCGAATTCTTCTTTCAGTTCGTTCAAGTCAAACTGTGACTGATAGTTATCTTTAGAGATGCTATCATAGATCGGACTCAGAAAGCCGTACGCCAAGGTATGACTTTCATCCCGAATCTCTTTGAACGAGTGAAAGGACTTGGAGTTGATCATCTGACCAGAACTTATTACCTGTTGGTTTGATTTCCAATGTATGCCCCCCAAATCCATTTCATTGACCAACTCGTGGTGTTGATGAAGGCTGATTTTGGAGTAACATTGTGAATCAAGCTGTGTCAAATATTCCTTGGTTTGATCAAATGACCAAGAGGGTTTTCTGACATGCAAACGAATGTCAAGTTGTAACAATTCGTTGCATGTAGATAGTTCCTTGTCCACCAGCGTCTCTGGTGTGATGATCACTAGTTTCAATCTATTGTTCTAGGTAGATTTCTTTTCCTTTTTCTGCAAACTCTTTGGCTTTTTCTTCCATGCCTTTGTTGAGTGCAGCTTCTTCTGTCAATTCATTTTCTGCGGCAAATTCTCTGACTTCTTGCGTGATTTTCATCGAGCAGAAGTTAGGTCCGCACATCGAACAGAAATGGGCAACCTTTGCGCCTTCTGCTGGCAAAGTCTCGTCATGGAACTCACGTGCTGTATCTGGATCCAAAGAAAGGTTGAATTGATCTTCCCATCTGAACTCAAACCGAGCCTTTGACAAAGCATTGTCTCTATATTGTGCGCCTGGATGTCCTTTGGCCAAGTCTGCGGCATGAGCTGCAATCTTATAGGTGATTACTCCGTCCTTTACGTCTTTTTTGTTGGGGAGACCCAAATGTTCTTTTGGTGTCACGTAGCAAAGCATCGCACATCCGTACCAACCAATCATTGCAGCACCGATTCCAGAGGTGATATGATCATAGCCCGGAGCAATGTCAGTCGTCAATGGCCCCAATGTATAGAATGGAGCTTCATCACATGCTTCCAATTGCTTCTCCATGTTTTCTTTGATCATGTGCATTGGCACGTGACCTGGTCCTTCGATCATGACTTGGATATCGTGCTTCCAAGCTATTTTGGTCAATTCACCTAGTGTTTCTAGCTCTCCAAATTGTGCCTCATCATTGGCGTCTGCCAAAGAACCTGGTCTCAACCCATCCCCGAGAGAGAATGCTACGTCATAAGCTTTCATGATTTCGCAAATGTCCTCAAAGTGTGTGTACAGGAAGTTTTCTTTGTGGTGTGCCAAACACCATTTGGCCATGATAGAGCCCCCACGTGAAACGATACCCGTCACACGTTTGGCAGTCATCGGTACGTATCTTAGTAGAACGCCAGCATGGATTGTGAAGTAATCCACACCTTGTTCTGCTTGCTCAATCAGCGTATCACGGAATATTTCCCATGTCAAGTCCTCAGCTTTACCGTTGACTTTTTCTAGGGCTTGATAGATTGGTACAGTTCCGATCGGCACAGGAGAGTTTCTTAGGATCCACTCTCTGGTCTCATGGATGTTTTTGCCTGTTGACAAATCCATGATGGTATCCGCTCCCCAGTGACATGCCCAAACTGCTTTTTCCACTTCTTCTTCAATAGAGGACGTGACGGCAGAGTTACCAATGTTGGCGTTGATCTTCACGAGGAAGTTCCTGCCAATGATCATCGGTTCTGATTCTGGGTGATTGATGTTGTTTGGGATGATGGCTCTACCTGCGGCGATTTCATCTCTGACGAACTCAGGCGTGATTTTACCTTTGGGTGTATTAGCTCCAAAGCTGTTGCCTTCGTGCTGTACGTTGAGGTGATTCCATTCTTCGATTCTCTGGTTTTCACGGATGGCAATGTATTCCATCTCTGGTGTGATGATTCCTTTTTTGGCGTAGTGCAGCTGACTCACGTTGTGCCCAGGTTTTGCCTTTTTTGGGTTTTCCAAGTACTCAAACCTCAAGTGATCGAGTTCGTTGTTGTGCAATCTTTCTAAGCCATAGCTAGAAGAAATACTATCAAGTACCTCTACATCACCTCTGTTAAGAATCCATTGTTCTCTTAGTTTGGGCAGTCCCTTTCTGACATCAATCTCTATGTTAGGATCGGTAAATGGGCCACTTGTATCATACACAGTCACAGGAGGATTCTTTTCGACGGGTGCTGTTGGGTTGAATTTTAGCACTGTGTCGTTGAGCGAGATTTCGCGCATCGCTACTTTGATGTCATGAATCTTTCCTTGTACGTAGATTTTTTTTGAGTTAGGAAAAGGGTCTCTGGTGATCTTTTCTTCTCTTGGTATTTGGTCAACTCTAGCCATAATGTTTTGATTTAGCCACCTTGTGTGGCAGTGATTATCAGAATATTGTCGTTTTCTTTTACGAGGTAGTCATCCCAGTTTGATTTGGGAAGAATTTCGTCGTTGATAGCCACAGCAATGCCTCTATCAATATAAAGGTTTTTTTCCTTTAATAAAGCAAGTAGATTGATATGACTGTCTTGAAGATGCTGCTCCTCGTTATTTAATTTAATTTTCATTCTTGTCGAATTGAATATTAGTTGCTTAGGAGCAGAGCGATGAGCTGTTCAACTTTTCCCTTCGACTGTATTACCAGTATCAGGTATTGAGGGTATTTTCTCAGCCTGTTCGGCACCCCTAAAGCAGCTCCAAATGTACAGATAATTTGA is part of the Reichenbachiella agarivorans genome and harbors:
- a CDS encoding hydroxymethylpyrimidine/phosphomethylpyrimidine kinase, with the protein product MAIVKDNLVLSIAGFDPCGGAGILADIQTMHQLKVQGMAVVTALTYQNEDDLWGIEWKGFEPIKSQIDALLADYNFDVVKIGIINGLDLLDKLLQYLEKRIPKAKIVWDPVLKSSSGFDFVKKVESDEFQNILKRVHLITPNRWEFEKISAALGSESWPTNVLKKGGHSDTDDTSDVLIMKDGKQIKIEGHRIEGKDKHGTGCVLSSAVAAGLNKGQSLEEACKAAKTYTEKYLQSGTKKLGRHFEIDA
- a CDS encoding thiamine phosphate synthase — translated: MIITPETLVDKELSTCNELLQLDIRLHVRKPSWSFDQTKEYLTQLDSQCYSKISLHQHHELVNEMDLGGIHWKSNQQVISSGQMINSKSFHSFKEIRDESHTLAYGFLSPIYDSISKDNYQSQFDLNELKEEFEKGTPFPIYALGGVTLDDLATLRAIGFKGAVLLGSFWIDGEYERHLNLLKHITHGNC
- the thiC gene encoding phosphomethylpyrimidine synthase ThiC is translated as MARVDQIPREEKITRDPFPNSKKIYVQGKIHDIKVAMREISLNDTVLKFNPTAPVEKNPPVTVYDTSGPFTDPNIEIDVRKGLPKLREQWILNRGDVEVLDSISSSYGLERLHNNELDHLRFEYLENPKKAKPGHNVSQLHYAKKGIITPEMEYIAIRENQRIEEWNHLNVQHEGNSFGANTPKGKITPEFVRDEIAAGRAIIPNNINHPESEPMIIGRNFLVKINANIGNSAVTSSIEEEVEKAVWACHWGADTIMDLSTGKNIHETREWILRNSPVPIGTVPIYQALEKVNGKAEDLTWEIFRDTLIEQAEQGVDYFTIHAGVLLRYVPMTAKRVTGIVSRGGSIMAKWCLAHHKENFLYTHFEDICEIMKAYDVAFSLGDGLRPGSLADANDEAQFGELETLGELTKIAWKHDIQVMIEGPGHVPMHMIKENMEKQLEACDEAPFYTLGPLTTDIAPGYDHITSGIGAAMIGWYGCAMLCYVTPKEHLGLPNKKDVKDGVITYKIAAHAADLAKGHPGAQYRDNALSKARFEFRWEDQFNLSLDPDTAREFHDETLPAEGAKVAHFCSMCGPNFCSMKITQEVREFAAENELTEEAALNKGMEEKAKEFAEKGKEIYLEQ
- the thiS gene encoding sulfur carrier protein ThiS, whose product is MKIKLNNEEQHLQDSHINLLALLKEKNLYIDRGIAVAINDEILPKSNWDDYLVKENDNILIITATQGG